The nucleotide window ACCATCGTCTGCTTCCTGGCTGATCACGGTGAGATGTTGGGTGATCATCATCTGTTCCGGAAGGGCTACCCGTACGAGGGATCCGCACGAATCCCGATGCTGCTTTCCGGGCCCGGCGTTGCCGCCGGAATCGTCAACGACGCCGCGGTGGTCGAACTGGGCGACGTCATGCCCACGCTGCTCGAGCTGGCCGGGCTGCCCATCCCTGCCGGGATCGACGGGCTCAGCTTCGCTCCGCAGGCACGTGGTGAGGACGCCGGATTCCGCGAGGTGCTGCACGGCGAGCACACGTTGTTCGGACAATCGTTGCAATGGCTGACCGACGGCCGGGAGAAGTACGTGTGGTTCAGCGGCACCGGCCGCGAGCAACTCTTCGACCTGAGCCGAGATCCGCACGAGGTCGCGGATCTGTCCACCGATCCCGCCCGTCAGGATCGGCTGCAGCGTTGGCGATCTCGATTGATCGCCCAGCTCAGTGGGCGGGAGGAGGGCTTCACGGACGGAACGCGGCTCATCCCCGGTCGAACCGTGCATCCGGTGCTCTCGCAGCTTCGCTAGCGCGCTGAAACGCGGAGATCGAGGCACCAGACAGCCGATCCCCCCCGACACGGGCATTTCGGCAAGATGGTGCCTCGATATCAGGGCTCGGTGAGGTACAGGCGATATCCGGGCGACTTCACGTTGCCGGGAGCAGGACCTTTGCATCCTCGGGACCGAGATCGACGCTGCCGGTCAGCCGCCCGTCGGTCAGCAGGTCGCGCCATTGTCCGGGGAGGCCGACGGTGATCGTGGTCAGGGTGTGGTTGAAGAGGAACAGCGCGTCACCGCGACGCACCACCTCGACACCGTCGGGGATCGCTTCCAGCGCCGGACGGACACCCGCGCGTTCGGCGACGAGCATGATCAAATTCCGCAGTTGATCGGCGGACGGCACCGTACCGACGTACCAGGAATGTCCTTGCCGGTAAGGATTGTGCAAGATCGCAGGCCGTCCGTCGACGGGTCCGCCGGTGAAGGTTGCAACGACCTCAGCGCCGTCGGCGCGCAGTTGCTCCGACCACAGCCGGACTGCACCCTCGCCCAACAGGTCCGACGTGACGGCCACCTCGTCACGGTCCGCCAGCGGCAGCCACTGCTCACCGCTGAGCCCGAGGACGTCGGACAGGCCGACCGGGAAGCGGCCGCGGCGGACGTGGCCGTTCACGTCGGCAACCCCGGAGAACGGGCCGAGGACCAGGGAGCCGCCCGAGGCGACATAGCCGCGCAGATTCGCCTGGGCCGCGTCGGTGAGCAGGTAGGCCGACGGCGCCAGCACCAGTCGGTAGCGGGAGAGATCATCGGTGCTGTCGACGATGTCGGCGGTGATGCCGGCCCGCCACAGCGGCTGATACCAGGATTGGAGTTGTTCCAGCACCCGCAGGCGTTTGGACGGTGCCGACGGCTCCTCGGCCGCCCACCAGCTCGGCCAGTCGAAGATCATCGCCACCTCGGCAGCGGGTTGTTGATCAAGAACCGGTCGCAGGGTCTTCAACTCCTGACCGTGCGCCACCACGGCCCGGAAGCGATCGCTGTCGGCGCCGGCGTGCGGGACCAATGCGGCGTGGAACCGTTCGGTGCCCGCCGTCGAGGCCCGCCACTGGAAGTAGCAGGATCCGGCGGCCCCGCGGGCAATCGCACGCAACGACTCCAGCCGAGTGCGGCGGGTGGACTTGGCGACGTTGTGCTCGCGCCAGTTCACCGCCCCGGCCGCCTGCTCCAGATACATCCAGCCGCGGCCCCGGCCGAGCGATCGCATGAGGTCGTTGGTCATCGCCGCGAACACGGGGGAGTCGGGATCGTTCGGATCGGGGTAGCCGTCATCGGCGATCACGTCCAACTCGCCGGCCCAGCTGCGGTAGTCGGCCAGCGAGTAGAACCCCATCAGGTTGGTGGTCACCGGCACGTCGGGATGTTCGTCGATGATCATGGCCCGCTGCTCGCGGTAGAGATCGAGGAACTGATCGGAAGTGAACCGCTGGAAGTCCAGCCGCTGCGACGGGTTGATCAAGTACGGCGCGGTGCGCGGCGGAATGATCTCCTCCCAGCTGCTGTAGCGCTGGCTCCAGAACGCCGTTCCCCAAGCCTGGTTGAGAGAATCCAGATCTCGGTAGCGTGTCTGCAGCCACCAGCGGAAGCTGTCGGCACACAGGTCGCAGTAGCACGGCGTCCCGTACTCGTTGCCGATATGCCACATCACCACCGCAGGATGATCACCGAACCGGCGCAGCAGCTCGGCAACGATCCGCCGCGAATGCTCGCGATATACCGGCGAGCTGGCGCAGTAATGGTTGCGCGACCCGTACCCCAGCCGTACACCGTCGGCATCGACCGGCAGCGTCTCGGGCCAGCGGTGAGGAAGCCACGGCGGCGGGGAAGCGGTCGGGGTCGCCAGGTCCACCGCGACCCCGTGATCATGCAGCAGATCCAGCACCTGCTGCATCCAGTCGAAGGTGAAACGTCCCGGCTCCGGCTCCAACGACGCCCAGCTGAAGACACCAACGGTGGCGAGGTTGACGCCGGCCTCCTGCATCAGCCGGGCGTCCTCGACCCAGACCTCCGGATCCCACTGCTCGGGGTTGTAGTCACCGCCGTAGAGGATGCCGAGCCGATCGGTGAGGGCCGTCAGGCCAGGTCGGTCGGCCGCGGGTCGGGGAGCGTGCTGCGTCATACATCCGTCCTGATCGTCGTGTCGTCCCCGCAGACTATCGAGGGCGAACGGGACCGGCCGCCACAGCATCCGCTGTGCGGTCAACCGGACTCATCCGAACAGCGACTGCAACCAATCGACGATCATCCGTACGCTGTCCGGGTCGAGCCGACCGCCGGGCTGGTTGTAATGCTCGGCGGGCGCGGCGGCGATCTCCGCGAGCGACCGAGTGTCCTGTTTGAACACGTGATTGGCGTCGGCCGGGAACTCGAAGCGGACGTTGTCCATATCGCGAGCGGCTGCCTGCAACGGCTGTCCGTCCGCCTCGACGTCGACCTGCTGGTCCTTCCTGCCGATCATGATCAACATCGGAACCGCCACCTGGGGCAGGGAAAGCGTGGCGTCCTCGTCCCACAACTCACGCGCCAGCGGCAGATTGGCCGGAGTCTCGAAACTGGCCAGCAGTTGTTTGACACTGTCGGGCAGCGACGGATCGGGATCCATCGGCTGTCCGGCCGTGTAGCGTTCCGCCGCCGCACGGACCATGGGCATCAGTGCTTCACCGCCGGGCACGTTGGCTGCCTGGCGGGCCAACTGGGAGATGACGACTTCGCCGACGGCGCGGCCGGGCGGAGCCAGCAGCACCAGCCCGATCAGGCCGATCGGTTGATCGCTGGTCGCGTAATGCAGCAGGTGCAGGGTGCCTTCGCTGTTGCCGAGTCCCGCGATTCTGTTCGGATCGATGAAGTCCCGAGCGGCAAGCACCCCGACCGCGGCGATCAATTCGTCCAGATGCGACTGCATGCTGAACGTGCCGACCAGTCTTTGGATGTCCTCGAGGGGCCCGGTTGCACGCTTGTCGTAGCGGATCGACGCGATCCCGGCCTCGGCGAGGACCTCGGCGAACAGCTTCCCGCTGCCGTTGCTGCCGGGCAGCAACGGTGAGCACCAGTCCCGATCGGTCGGACCGCTGCCCGCGACCATGACGACGGCGGGGAACGGACCGTCGCCTTCCGGCCGTACGACGGTGCCACGCATCGTGATGTCGTCGAGTTGCCAGGTCAGGTTCTCCGAGCTCGCCATCCGGCCATCATGACAGCAGATCGCTCGGGCGCGGTCTCGCGCTGGCGCGCTCGACGGGAGTTCAATTTGACCTCCAAGACTTGGCGCGCTGACCTTCAAGACTTGGCGCGGCGGTTTGTGGCGTAATGATCTTGAGAACGCCGGCCGTTATGATCTCGTCCGCCGGCAGGTCAACCCGGAATGAGGTACGGATGCCCGATTACGGCCGCGAACTCAGCTTCGGAACGTTCATCACGCCGGCCAACGCCGACCCACAGCACGCGGTCGAGCTCGCTCAGCTGTCAGAGCGGCTGGGACTGGAGCTGGTGACCTTCCAAGATCATCCTTATCAGCCGGCGTTCCTGGACACCTGGACCTTGATCAGCTACGTCGCCGCCAGGACCGAACGGATCTCGCTCAGCGCCAACGTGACCAATCTGCCGTTGCGACCACCGGCGGTGCTGGCCCGAAGCGTCGCCAGCCTCGATCTGCTCAGCGACGGCCGGATCGAGCTGGGTCTCGGGGCGGGTGCCTTCTGGGATGCGATCGAGGCGATGGGCGCCACGCGGTTGACGCCGGGGGAGTCGATCGAAGCGCTGGAAGAGGCGATCATCATCCTGCGGGCGCTGTGGGACGCCGACCAGCGAGGTGGGGTTCGAGTCGACGGCAAGCACTACCGGGTGCACGGCGCCAAGCGTGGCCCAGCTCCCGCGCATCCGGTGGGGATCTGGATCGGCGCCTACAAGCCGCGGATGTTGCGGTTGACCGGCCGGCTCGCCGACGGCTGGCTGCCCTCGGAGGGTTACCTTCAGCCCGGCGACCTGGCGCGCGCGAACAAGATCATCGACGAAGCCGCGGTCAAGGCCGGTCGACGCCCGGCCGACATCCGCCGGCTGCTGAACCTGTCCGGCCTCGAGATTGATCATCTGGTCGAGCTAGCCGTGGTCGACGGCATCGATACGTTCATCGTCCCCGCCGACGACGCGGCGGCCGTGCACCAGGTCGCCGCAGTGGCCGAAGAGGTACGCGATCGCGTCGCCCGCGCCCGCGAGAAGTCGTCCCACCACGGGCCTGGTGACCACCACGCCAACCAGATCCCTGAGCACCAACTAGACAAGGGCCCTGAGCCTGTCGAAGCGCCGGAACCGCACCGATCTGAACCCGAGCTCACCGACCGATCGGAGTACGACCGACTCGGCGTCCATCCGACGCCGGACGACGGTGCCCGGCTGCTGCCACGCCAACCCTGGGACGAAGCCGGCCGGCCGCATCGCCGCCCCTCGGGCCCGGAGGTCGAATACACCGCACGCGGTCGTGCGGTCGGCAAGCACCTGATCGACGTCCATGATCATCTCCGCGAGGAGTTGACGGTCGTCCGCGACATCGTCGAGCAGGTTCGGACCGGCGCCGTTCAAGCTGCCGCAGCAAGATCAACGATCAACGACCTCACCATGAGACAGAACGACTGGACGCTCGGTGCGTACTGCGCTTCCTACTGCCGCCTGGTGGCCGGTCACCACGGGCTGGAGGACGAGTCGATCTTCCCGCACCTGCGCCAATCCGATCGTGATCTTGGTGAGATCCTCGATCGGCTGATCGACGAACACCAGGTGATCCACGAGGTGCTGGAGGAGATTGACCGCCGGCTGGTCGGCGTGATCGAGGACCCGGGCCACTACGAGCCGCTGCAGGAGGCGGTCGATCTGCTCAGCGACACCCTGCTGTCCCACCTGTCGTACGAGGAGCAGGAGCTGGTCGAACCGTTGGCCCGCTTCGGTTTCTACGCCCACCAGGTCTGAGCCGAGCCTGCATCGGCGAGCTCCGACGCAGTCTTACCAGCGCTCGCGCTGGCTGCGGGCGTGGTAGAGCAGCACGCCGGCCGACACGGCCACGTTGAGTGAGTCGGCGCGGCCCAACATCGGCACCTGGACTCGAGGAAAGTCGCGCCAGGAATCCGAAGCACCGTAGCGCTCGTTGCCCAGCACGATCGCGGTCGGCCCGCGCAGATCGGACCGCGGATACGGTACGCCGCCGTTCGCGTCGGCGACCATGATCGACACCGCACGGTCGCCCAGCCAACCGATCACCTGTTCCGGGGTCTGGATGATCAACTGCGGCAGCGTCAGACTCAGCCCGCGGCTGCCGCGGAAGACCTGATCGCCGTCCGGCCGGGCACGTACATTCGTCATGATCAACAAGTCGCCCCGGCAGGCATCCATCGTCCTGATCACGGTGCCGATGTTGCCGGGACTCTGCAGCCCGTCGGCGACCACGATCAACGCATCCGGACCGAGTCGAAGCCCATCAGGTCGCCAGCGCGGCACCTCGATGATCGACGCCAGTCCGTCCGAACGGTCACGATCGGAGAATCGCTGAATGATCTTGCTGGACAGCCGATAGCACTGGTCGGCGTAATCGGTGCACTGCTCCGCCAGCAGGGCGGCTTCGGTTGTGTGCAACAACTCCGGAACCAGGAAGACGGTCTCGAAGTGTGCTCCGGCGTCGATCGCCGCCTGGTGCGCCCAGACTCCGTCGATCAGCAGCCGGCCCGGGACGTGCCCACGCCGGACCGCCAACCCGTGGCGGACTTCAGCGTGCGAGACCCCGATCTGCTGCGCCCGCTGCGGCTCGCCCGGTCGGGCGACGGAGGCGGGCATTCCAGATCACCCTCATGGTCGTGTCCTCATGCCCGCATCCTGCTTCGCGGCAAGACGTGCTGCAAGGCAATTTCGCGAGGCAAGGGTTCCCGAGGCAAGGGTTCCCGAGACAAGGGTTCCCGAGACAAGGGTTCCCGAGACAAGGGTTCCGAGACGAGGGGTTCCGAGACGAGGGCCGTGGCGCGGCTCCGTCGTGGGTCTCTACGATCCCGTAGATGATCACTTCGAAAGACCACGGCACGGTCAGCGTCCGCGGTGCGGAACTCGCCTACACCAATATCGGCTCCGGACCGGCCGTGATCGTCGCGCACGGCTTGACCAGCAGCAGAGCCAGCAACCAGAAGTCCGGCCTGCTGGACATGTCGGCGGTCGCCGAGGCCGGTTACACCGTGATCAGCTACGACGCCCGCGGACACGGCGAGTCCACCGGAACCCCGGACCCGGACGACTATCTGTGGACGGCGCTGGCCGACGATCTGCTCGGCTTTGCCGACGCAGTCGTCGGTGACGATCATTTCAGCCTGATCGGCAGTTCGATGGGTACGGCGACCGGCATCTTCGCCGCGCTGAAGCAGCCCGACCGGATCGCCGCCCTCGTACTCACCGCACCGCCGACCGCGTGGCAGACGCGTGCCGCCCAGGCCGAGCTCTATCGCACCATGGCCGACGCCGTGGAACGAAATGATCAAGAAGCCGTTGCCGAGCTGCTCGAGTCGTCCGCCCAACCGGAGATCTTCGCCGCCTTGGGAGCGGAGCCGCTGACCCCCGACATCACTCCGGAGCTGATGCCGGCAATCCTGCGCGGCGCCGCGGCCACCGATCTGCCGCCGCTGTCGCAGATCGCGACGATCGGCCAGCAGACGCTGCTGCTGCCCTGGGCGACCGACCCCGGTCATCCGGTGTCGACGGCCACCGCTCTGGCCGAGGCGATGATCAACTCGCGGCTGCGGATCGCGCACACCGCCGAGCAGGTCCAGCAGTACGGCGACTGGTCGGCGGCGTTCCTGCGCGAGGTCGTTGGTTGAGCCGCTTGAGGTTCGCAGCCGTGGCGATCGGGTGCCGACGGTCGAAGGTGGCCGGTTCGCCGAGTCGTGGAAAGATGGGCCCCTAGTCCGACGCTCCAACCAGACGGGAAACCGTGTCCGCTCAAACCACCCGCAACACCGGGCCGGCCGCACCGCAGCCGGGCCGGACCGACCCTGCCATCATCCGCAACTTCAGCATCATCGCCCACATCGACCACGGCAAGTCGACGCTGGCCGACCGGATGCTGCAGCTGACCGGGGTGGTGGAGGAGCGTTCGATGCGGGCGCAGTACCTGGACCGGATGGACATCGAGCGCGAGCGCGGCATCACCATCAAGTCCCAGGCGGTCCGGATGCCGTGGACACGCGGAGATCACACCTACGTGCTGAACATGATCGACACCCCCGGACACGTCGACTTCACCTACGAGGTGTCGCGATCGCTGGAGGCGTGTGAGGCTGCAGTGCTGCTGGTCGATGCGGCGCAGGGCATCGAGGCCCAGACGCTGGCCAACCTGTACTTGGCGATCGACGCCGACCTGCACATCATCCCGGTGCTGAACAAGATCGACCTGCCAGGGGCCCAGCCGGAGAAGTACGCCGAGGAGTTGGCCGGCATCATCGGCTGCGACCCGGCCGACGTGCTCAAGGTGTCGGCCAAGACCGGTGAGGGCGTACCGGAGCTGCTGGACCAGATTGTGCAGCAAACCCCTGCCCCACAAGGCAATGCCGAGGCTCAGGCCCGCGCGTTGATCTTCGATTCGGTCTACGACACCTACCGCGGCGTGGTCACCTACGTCCGGGTGGTGGACGGCCGGATCAGTCACCGGGACCGGATCTTGATGATGTCCACCAAGGCCA belongs to Microlunatus elymi and includes:
- a CDS encoding beta-galactosidase, with the protein product MTQHAPRPAADRPGLTALTDRLGILYGGDYNPEQWDPEVWVEDARLMQEAGVNLATVGVFSWASLEPEPGRFTFDWMQQVLDLLHDHGVAVDLATPTASPPPWLPHRWPETLPVDADGVRLGYGSRNHYCASSPVYREHSRRIVAELLRRFGDHPAVVMWHIGNEYGTPCYCDLCADSFRWWLQTRYRDLDSLNQAWGTAFWSQRYSSWEEIIPPRTAPYLINPSQRLDFQRFTSDQFLDLYREQRAMIIDEHPDVPVTTNLMGFYSLADYRSWAGELDVIADDGYPDPNDPDSPVFAAMTNDLMRSLGRGRGWMYLEQAAGAVNWREHNVAKSTRRTRLESLRAIARGAAGSCYFQWRASTAGTERFHAALVPHAGADSDRFRAVVAHGQELKTLRPVLDQQPAAEVAMIFDWPSWWAAEEPSAPSKRLRVLEQLQSWYQPLWRAGITADIVDSTDDLSRYRLVLAPSAYLLTDAAQANLRGYVASGGSLVLGPFSGVADVNGHVRRGRFPVGLSDVLGLSGEQWLPLADRDEVAVTSDLLGEGAVRLWSEQLRADGAEVVATFTGGPVDGRPAILHNPYRQGHSWYVGTVPSADQLRNLIMLVAERAGVRPALEAIPDGVEVVRRGDALFLFNHTLTTITVGLPGQWRDLLTDGRLTGSVDLGPEDAKVLLPAT
- a CDS encoding alpha/beta hydrolase family protein, yielding MASSENLTWQLDDITMRGTVVRPEGDGPFPAVVMVAGSGPTDRDWCSPLLPGSNGSGKLFAEVLAEAGIASIRYDKRATGPLEDIQRLVGTFSMQSHLDELIAAVGVLAARDFIDPNRIAGLGNSEGTLHLLHYATSDQPIGLIGLVLLAPPGRAVGEVVISQLARQAANVPGGEALMPMVRAAAERYTAGQPMDPDPSLPDSVKQLLASFETPANLPLARELWDEDATLSLPQVAVPMLIMIGRKDQQVDVEADGQPLQAAARDMDNVRFEFPADANHVFKQDTRSLAEIAAAPAEHYNQPGGRLDPDSVRMIVDWLQSLFG
- a CDS encoding LLM class flavin-dependent oxidoreductase, which gives rise to MPDYGRELSFGTFITPANADPQHAVELAQLSERLGLELVTFQDHPYQPAFLDTWTLISYVAARTERISLSANVTNLPLRPPAVLARSVASLDLLSDGRIELGLGAGAFWDAIEAMGATRLTPGESIEALEEAIIILRALWDADQRGGVRVDGKHYRVHGAKRGPAPAHPVGIWIGAYKPRMLRLTGRLADGWLPSEGYLQPGDLARANKIIDEAAVKAGRRPADIRRLLNLSGLEIDHLVELAVVDGIDTFIVPADDAAAVHQVAAVAEEVRDRVARAREKSSHHGPGDHHANQIPEHQLDKGPEPVEAPEPHRSEPELTDRSEYDRLGVHPTPDDGARLLPRQPWDEAGRPHRRPSGPEVEYTARGRAVGKHLIDVHDHLREELTVVRDIVEQVRTGAVQAAAARSTINDLTMRQNDWTLGAYCASYCRLVAGHHGLEDESIFPHLRQSDRDLGEILDRLIDEHQVIHEVLEEIDRRLVGVIEDPGHYEPLQEAVDLLSDTLLSHLSYEEQELVEPLARFGFYAHQV
- a CDS encoding TrmH family RNA methyltransferase, giving the protein MPASVARPGEPQRAQQIGVSHAEVRHGLAVRRGHVPGRLLIDGVWAHQAAIDAGAHFETVFLVPELLHTTEAALLAEQCTDYADQCYRLSSKIIQRFSDRDRSDGLASIIEVPRWRPDGLRLGPDALIVVADGLQSPGNIGTVIRTMDACRGDLLIMTNVRARPDGDQVFRGSRGLSLTLPQLIIQTPEQVIGWLGDRAVSIMVADANGGVPYPRSDLRGPTAIVLGNERYGASDSWRDFPRVQVPMLGRADSLNVAVSAGVLLYHARSQRERW
- a CDS encoding alpha/beta fold hydrolase, coding for MITSKDHGTVSVRGAELAYTNIGSGPAVIVAHGLTSSRASNQKSGLLDMSAVAEAGYTVISYDARGHGESTGTPDPDDYLWTALADDLLGFADAVVGDDHFSLIGSSMGTATGIFAALKQPDRIAALVLTAPPTAWQTRAAQAELYRTMADAVERNDQEAVAELLESSAQPEIFAALGAEPLTPDITPELMPAILRGAAATDLPPLSQIATIGQQTLLLPWATDPGHPVSTATALAEAMINSRLRIAHTAEQVQQYGDWSAAFLREVVG